One window of Pocillopora verrucosa isolate sample1 chromosome 9, ASM3666991v2, whole genome shotgun sequence genomic DNA carries:
- the LOC131793599 gene encoding transmembrane protein 242: MADENTKKMHENGDSQNMKAGDVFAGALLLTGVTFASMASGFGYAIGQARRRSPSSFDQRQQEGAKLAMRALGWGTVLAVSGVGLLILGVKTALGVKDAKEFGLKMKSIFPTKDGKLVSYFEPWRIPRNKGKGNSEEWWSSETQNTTKERR; the protein is encoded by the exons atggcggacgaaaATACTAAGAAAATGCACGAGAACGGCGATTCTCAAAACATGAAAGCGGGTGATGTTTTTGCAGGAGCGTTGTTGTTGACTGGTGTAACTTTTGCGTCGATGGCTAGTGGTTTTGGATATGCTATCGGACAAGCACGAAGGAGAAGTCCAAGCTCTTTTGACCAACGTCAACAAGAAGGGGCGAAACTAGCCATGAGAGCTCTCGGATGGGGCACTGTCCTTGCCGTCAGTGGGGTCGGTCTTCTAATACTTGGAGTGAAGACTGCTCTTGGTGTTAAGGAT GCGAAAGAATTTGGTCTCAAAATGAAGAGTATTTTTCCCACAAAGGATGGAAAGTTGGTTTCATACTTTGAGCCCTGGAGAATTCCAAGAAATAAGGGTAAAGGGAACAGCGAGGAGTGGTGGTCTTCAGAGACTCAAAACACCACAAAAGAGAGAAGATAA